Proteins encoded in a region of the Rutidosis leptorrhynchoides isolate AG116_Rl617_1_P2 chromosome 9, CSIRO_AGI_Rlap_v1, whole genome shotgun sequence genome:
- the LOC139868608 gene encoding uncharacterized protein — MVAIKMPVVISAEIANKFISRIYTDTGSEADIIYWHCLRTSLRHIHDRARRTNLKVSGLTGTPVNAMGRIRLEVVMGTFPLLRTETIDFTILEGTSRFNVLFGRIALEKFGAITSTAHAEIRFSTPNGVATIHS, encoded by the exons ATGGTTGCTATAAAGATG CCAGTGGTCATatcagcagaaattgcaaacaagttcatcagccgTATCTACACGGATACAGGCAGCGAAGCTGACATCATCtattggcattgtttgagaacttcCCTAAGGCACATACATGATAGGGCTAGGCGGACAAATTTGAAGGTTTCAGGGTTGACAGGAACACCGGTGAACGCCATGGGGCGAATCCGTTTAGAGGTTGTTATGGGAACATTCCCATTGCTTAGAactgaaacaattgatttcaccATTTTAGAAGGCACTTCTCGGTTTAATGTCCTTTTCGGAAGGATAGCATTGGAAAAGTTTGGAGCAATTACGTCCActgctcatgcagagatcagattcTCAACTCCTAACGGAGTGGCTACCATACATTCATAG